The following coding sequences are from one Ochotona princeps isolate mOchPri1 chromosome 8, mOchPri1.hap1, whole genome shotgun sequence window:
- the TLX2 gene encoding T-cell leukemia homeobox protein 2, which translates to MEPAVLAPHNLPHHEPISFGIDQILGGPEPPGGGLGSGRASQSHGESAGFSAGFHGTAGYGPASSLAPLPSSSGVGPGGVIRVPAHRPLPVPPPAGGAPAVPGPSGLGGAGGLTGLTFPWMDSGRRFAKDRLTAALSPFSGTRRIGHPYQNRTPPKRKKPRTSFSRSQVLELERRFLRQKYLASAERAALAKALRMTDAQVKTWFQNRRTKWRRQTAEEREAERHRAGRLLLHLQQDALPRPLRPPLPPDPLCLHNSSLFALQNLQPWAEDNKVASVSGLASVV; encoded by the exons ATGGAGCCGGCGGTGCTGGCTCCGCACAACCTTCCTCACCACGAGCCAATCAGCTTCGGCATCGATCAGATCCTGGGCGGCCCAGAACCCCCCGGAGGCGGCCTGGGTTCGGGTCGGGCAAGCCAGAGCCATGGAGAGAGCGCAGGCTTCTCGGCTGGATTCCACGGGACCGCAGGCTACGGTCCTGCCAGCTCGCTGGCCCCGCTGCCCAGCAGCTCCGGAGTGGGCCCGGGCGGCGTGATCCGCGTCCCGGCTCACCGCCCGCTGCCCGTGCCGCCGCCCGCGGGAGGCGCGCCTGCGGTGCCCGGGCCCTCGGGTTTGGGCGGCGCCGGCGGCTTAACCGGACTCACTTTCCCCTGGATGGACAGCGGTCGCCGCTTTGCTAAGGACCGGCTCACAG CTGCGCTTTCGCCCTTCTCGGGGACGCGTCGCATAGGCCACCCCTACCAAAACCGGACTCCCCCAAAGCGGAAGAAGCCGCGCACATCCTTCTCCCGCTCGCAGGTGCTGGAGCTGGAAAGGCGCTTTCTGCGCCAGAAATACCTGGCCTCCGCCGAGAGGGCCGCACTGGCCAAGGCCTTGCGCATGACTGACGCACAGGTCAAGACGTGGTTCCAGAACCGACGTACCAAGTGGCG GCGCCAGACGGCGGAGGAGCGCGAGGCCGAGCGGCACCGCGCCGGccgcctgctgctgcacctgcaacAGGACGCGCTCCCGCGGCCGCTGCGGCCACCGCTGCCCCCGGACCCGCTCTGCCTGCACAACTCGTCGCTCTTCGCGCTGCAGAACCTGCAGCCCTGGGCCGAGGACAACAAAGTGGCTTCCGTGTCCGGGCTCGCCTCTGTCGTGTGA